One window from the genome of Faecalibacterium sp. HTF-F encodes:
- a CDS encoding toprim domain-containing protein, whose translation MKENEMIHTSRVLIVEGKYDAARLSHLTDAMILLTDGFGIYSDKKRQQLFKALAQKNGLILLTDSDAAGFRIRTYITNLVGEKNVVQAYVPAIHGKEKRKEQPGKEGLLGVEGVDDAIVLQALRDALGAEAGAAAARPEGRQITYTDLYEWGLSGRPGSAERKAKLLNALGLPPRLSKKELVEALNRLYTFEQLNEMQLKILNN comes from the coding sequence ATGAAGGAAAACGAAATGATCCATACCAGCCGGGTGCTCATTGTGGAGGGCAAATACGATGCGGCCCGGCTTTCCCATCTGACCGATGCGATGATCCTGCTGACCGACGGCTTTGGCATTTACAGCGACAAAAAGCGCCAGCAGCTGTTCAAAGCGCTGGCGCAGAAAAACGGTCTGATCCTGCTGACGGATTCGGACGCGGCAGGCTTCCGCATCCGCACCTACATCACCAATCTGGTGGGAGAAAAGAATGTGGTGCAGGCTTACGTGCCCGCGATCCACGGCAAGGAAAAGCGCAAGGAACAGCCCGGCAAGGAGGGCCTGCTGGGGGTCGAGGGCGTGGACGACGCCATCGTTCTGCAGGCGCTGCGGGATGCCCTTGGCGCAGAGGCGGGTGCCGCAGCAGCCCGTCCGGAGGGACGGCAGATCACCTATACCGATCTCTATGAGTGGGGGCTCTCCGGCAGACCGGGCAGTGCCGAGCGCAAGGCAAAGCTGCTGAACGCGCTGGGTCTGCCGCCGCGTCTTTCCAAAAAGGAACTGGTGGAGGCGCTGAATCGGCTGTATACTTTTGAACAATTGAACGAGATGCAGTTGAAAATCCTGAACAACTGA